From the Lolium rigidum isolate FL_2022 chromosome 2, APGP_CSIRO_Lrig_0.1, whole genome shotgun sequence genome, one window contains:
- the LOC124687559 gene encoding putative GEM-like protein 8 has product MEGSTSHDHVIGIPVNSTAYGIEEPDFPAEETISTPDDHPGFVGASFQSASRNDGNGSTAATDHHTTQARRKGGKIAQGIKEHVSLGPKLSETVRGKLTLGARILQAGGVEKVFRQWFSVDKNERLLRASQCYLSTTAGPIAGMLFVSTERVAFRSDRSLAVAAPDGGKVRVPYKVTIPLRKVTRAVPSENKHRPEQRYIEVLTNDGFEFWFMGFVSYHRSLQHLQQAIAQAR; this is encoded by the exons ATGGAGGGGTCAACGAGCCATGACCATGTGATCGGAATCCCGGTGAACAGCACGGCCTACGGGATCGAGGAGCCAGACTTCCCGGCGGAGGAGACGATCAGCACACCCGATGATCACCCCGGATTCGTCGGCGCTTCTTTCCAATCTGCTAGTCGCAACGATGGGAACGGCTCGACGGCGGCGACCGATCATCACACGACCCAAGCTCGCCGGAAGGGGGGCAAGATCGCGCAGGGCATCAAAGAACACG TGTCCCTGGGTCCGAAGCTATCGGAGACGGTCAGGGGGAAGCTCACGCTGGGCGCCAGGATCCTGCAGGCCGGCGGCGTCGAGAAGGTGTTCCGGCAGTGGTTCTCCGTGGACAAGAACGAGCGGCTGCTCAGGGCGTCGCAGTGCTACCTGTCCACCACGGCGGGCCCCATCGCCGGGATGCTCTTCGTGTCCACGGAGCGGGTCGCGTTCCGCAGCGACCGCTCGCTGGCGGTGGCCGCACCCGACGGCGGCAAGGTCCGGGTGCCGTACAAGGTGACGATCCCGCTGCGGAAGGTGACGCGCGCCGTGCCCAGCGAGAACAAGCACAGGCCCGAGCAGAGGTACATCGAGGTGCTCACCAACGACGGCTTCGAGTTCTGGTTCATGGGCTTCGTCAGCTACCACAGGTCGCTGCAGCACCTGCAGCAGGCCATCGCGCAGGCGAGATGA